The Flavobacterium faecale genome has a segment encoding these proteins:
- the fbaA gene encoding class II fructose-bisphosphate aldolase, translating into MAHNIKPGVATGDQVQEIFNYAKEKGFALPAVNVTGSSTINGVLETAAKLNAPVIIQFSNGGAQFNAGKGLSNAGEKAAIAGGIAGAKHIHALAEAYGATVILHTDHCAKKLLPWIDGLLDASEEHFAATGKPLFSSHMIDLSEEPIEENIEICKGYLARMSKMGMTLEIELGITGGEEDGVDNSDVDSSKLYTQPEEVAYAYEELSKVSPKFTIAAAFGNVHGVYKPGNVKLTPKILLNSQEFVQKKFNTGNNPVDFVFHGGSGSTLEEIREGISYGVIKMNIDTDLQFAYTEGIRDYMVKNIDYLKTQIGNPEGADVPNKKFYDPRRWVRESEVTFNTRLEQAFADLNNVNTL; encoded by the coding sequence ATGGCACACAACATCAAACCCGGCGTAGCTACAGGAGATCAAGTTCAAGAAATTTTCAACTATGCAAAAGAAAAAGGATTTGCACTTCCTGCGGTAAACGTAACAGGTTCAAGTACTATCAACGGAGTTCTAGAAACGGCAGCAAAATTAAATGCTCCAGTAATTATTCAATTTTCAAACGGTGGAGCTCAATTCAACGCTGGAAAAGGATTATCAAATGCTGGTGAAAAAGCAGCTATTGCTGGTGGTATCGCTGGTGCAAAGCACATTCATGCACTTGCAGAAGCTTACGGAGCAACTGTAATTTTACATACTGACCACTGTGCGAAAAAATTATTGCCTTGGATCGACGGATTATTAGATGCATCTGAAGAACATTTTGCAGCTACCGGAAAACCATTGTTCAGCTCTCACATGATTGACTTATCTGAAGAGCCAATCGAAGAAAACATTGAAATCTGTAAAGGTTACCTAGCTCGTATGAGTAAAATGGGAATGACATTAGAGATCGAACTTGGAATCACTGGTGGTGAAGAAGATGGTGTTGACAACTCTGATGTTGATAGCTCAAAATTATATACACAACCTGAAGAAGTAGCTTATGCTTACGAAGAATTATCTAAAGTAAGTCCTAAGTTTACCATTGCAGCAGCTTTTGGAAACGTTCACGGTGTTTACAAACCAGGGAATGTAAAATTGACTCCAAAAATTCTTTTAAATTCTCAAGAATTTGTACAAAAGAAATTCAACACAGGAAACAATCCAGTTGACTTCGTTTTCCACGGTGGATCAGGATCTACTCTTGAAGAAATCAGAGAAGGAATTAGCTACGGTGTAATCAAAATGAACATTGATACTGACTTGCAATTTGCTTACACAGAAGGTATCCGTGACTATATGGTTAAAAACATTGACTATTTGAAAACTCAAATTGGTAACCCAGAAGGCGCTGATGTACCAAACAAAAAATTCTATGACCCAAGAAGATGGGTACGTGAAAGTGAAGTTACATTCAACACAAGACTTGAGCAAGCATTTGCTGACTTAAACAACGTGAATACACTATAA
- a CDS encoding TrmH family RNA methyltransferase, with the protein MVSKNQIKLITSLQQKKYRIAQKMFFAEGIKGIQELLNSNFELIHLYTTKNDFPEVAASHKTITQEADLKKISALSTPNSCLALFKIPVEKPINDTGLVLALDSIRDPGNMGTILRLCDWFGVKQLLCTAETVDIYNPKVVQATMGSISRVNVNYIDLEHYLKATTKKVYGTFMDSTNIYKTELLQDGIIVMGNEANGISPEIEKLITDRITIPRFGALQQTESLNVATATAIILSEFRRGI; encoded by the coding sequence ATGGTTAGTAAAAACCAAATCAAACTTATAACAAGTTTACAACAGAAAAAGTATCGAATTGCTCAAAAAATGTTTTTTGCAGAGGGTATAAAAGGCATTCAAGAATTGCTGAACTCCAATTTCGAACTAATTCATTTATATACTACCAAAAACGATTTTCCAGAAGTAGCTGCTAGCCACAAAACGATTACGCAAGAAGCAGACCTCAAGAAAATTTCTGCTTTATCTACACCCAATTCTTGTTTGGCATTATTTAAAATCCCAGTCGAGAAACCAATTAATGATACGGGACTTGTTCTAGCGCTCGATTCTATACGTGATCCTGGGAACATGGGGACGATATTGCGCCTTTGCGATTGGTTTGGTGTTAAACAATTATTGTGTACCGCAGAAACGGTAGACATTTACAACCCAAAGGTAGTGCAGGCGACGATGGGATCTATTTCGAGGGTGAACGTTAATTATATTGATCTTGAACACTATTTGAAGGCAACTACCAAAAAGGTGTACGGTACTTTTATGGATAGCACAAATATTTACAAAACAGAACTTTTGCAAGACGGCATTATTGTCATGGGTAATGAGGCCAATGGAATTTCGCCAGAAATCGAAAAGCTAATCACCGATCGAATTACAATTCCGCGTTTTGGAGCCTTACAGCAAACAGAAAGTTTAAATGTAGCTACCGCAACAGCGATTATTTTGAGTGAATTCCGTAGAGGAATTTAG
- the accD gene encoding acetyl-CoA carboxylase, carboxyltransferase subunit beta, with the protein MAWFKRQEKGITTATEDKMDVPKGLWYKSPTGKIIDADELERNLFVSPEDGFHVRIGSATYFEILFDDNKFVELDKNLTSKDPLNFVDTKKYSDRLKQVTEKTKLKDAVRTGVGLSKGKELVICCMDFAFIGGSMGAVVGEKIARGIDHAIKNRLPFVMISKSGGARMMEAAYSLMQLAKTSVKLAQLAEAKLPYISLCTDPTTGGTTASYAMLGDINIAEPGALIGFAGPRVVRDTTGKDLPEGFQTSEFLLEHGFLDFITARKELKDKINLYIDLIQNNEIR; encoded by the coding sequence ATGGCTTGGTTTAAAAGACAAGAAAAGGGAATCACTACTGCTACCGAGGACAAAATGGATGTCCCAAAAGGACTTTGGTACAAATCACCTACAGGAAAAATTATCGATGCTGACGAATTAGAGCGTAATCTATTCGTAAGTCCAGAAGACGGATTTCACGTAAGGATAGGTAGTGCAACTTATTTTGAAATTTTATTTGATGACAACAAATTTGTTGAATTGGATAAAAACCTAACTTCCAAAGACCCTTTGAACTTTGTAGACACAAAGAAATATTCAGACCGTTTGAAACAAGTTACTGAAAAAACCAAACTAAAAGATGCCGTACGTACAGGAGTTGGACTATCAAAAGGAAAAGAATTAGTAATATGTTGCATGGATTTCGCTTTTATTGGTGGATCTATGGGAGCAGTAGTAGGTGAAAAAATCGCAAGAGGAATTGACCACGCTATCAAAAACAGATTACCTTTTGTGATGATTTCTAAATCAGGTGGTGCTCGTATGATGGAAGCTGCTTATTCTTTAATGCAATTAGCAAAAACATCTGTTAAACTTGCACAATTGGCAGAAGCTAAACTACCTTATATCTCTCTTTGTACAGATCCAACAACAGGAGGAACAACTGCATCATATGCCATGCTAGGAGACATCAACATTGCCGAGCCAGGCGCCTTAATTGGTTTTGCAGGCCCGCGTGTTGTACGTGACACTACCGGTAAAGATTTACCAGAAGGTTTTCAAACCTCAGAATTTTTACTAGAACACGGTTTCTTAGATTTTATTACCGCAAGAAAAGAGCTGAAAGACAAGATAAACTTGTACATCGATTTGATTCAGAATAATGAAATAAGATAA
- a CDS encoding 2TM domain-containing protein: protein MERDQHELYEYARRRIKQKKRLYFHFVLLACSSLFAFIFAKVMTLTFDYNWLILGFTVWAFLFILHFIKVFITDRFMNKDWEREQIDRLVSLQSKKIADLTTKANEEPTR from the coding sequence ATGGAACGCGACCAACACGAATTATACGAATACGCTAGAAGACGCATTAAACAAAAGAAAAGATTGTACTTTCATTTTGTACTGCTAGCTTGCAGCAGTTTATTTGCTTTTATATTTGCAAAAGTAATGACTTTAACGTTCGACTATAATTGGTTAATCTTAGGATTTACTGTATGGGCTTTTCTGTTTATCTTACACTTTATCAAAGTCTTTATTACAGATCGTTTCATGAACAAAGACTGGGAACGTGAACAAATAGATCGTTTAGTCTCGTTACAATCAAAAAAAATAGCCGATTTGACTACTAAAGCAAACGAAGAACCGACTAGATAA
- the ubiE gene encoding bifunctional demethylmenaquinone methyltransferase/2-methoxy-6-polyprenyl-1,4-benzoquinol methylase UbiE yields the protein MSKNITPYKDSDLSKKEQVAQMFDTISGNYDNLNRVISFGIDVKWRKKVLEIVRNSNPKTILDIATGTGDLAILMAQTKAEKIIGLDISAGMLEVGEKKIAAKNLSKTIEMVLADSENMPFEDNFFDAITVAFGVRNFEHLEKGLSEILRVLKPNGVFVILETSVPDKTPYKQGYNFYSRNILPMIGKLFSKDNVAYGYLSESAAQFPYGEALNNILRKIGFIEVKAMPQTFGVATIYSASKK from the coding sequence ATGTCAAAAAACATCACTCCATATAAAGATTCTGATTTAAGCAAAAAAGAACAAGTTGCACAAATGTTTGATACCATCTCTGGAAATTATGACAATCTAAACCGTGTCATTTCTTTTGGGATTGATGTCAAATGGCGAAAAAAAGTACTCGAGATAGTACGCAATTCGAACCCAAAGACCATCCTAGATATTGCTACAGGAACAGGTGATTTGGCTATTTTGATGGCTCAAACCAAAGCAGAGAAAATTATAGGACTTGATATCTCTGCAGGTATGCTAGAAGTGGGTGAAAAGAAAATTGCTGCAAAAAACCTTTCTAAAACAATTGAAATGGTTTTGGCTGACTCTGAAAACATGCCTTTTGAAGACAACTTTTTTGACGCTATAACAGTAGCTTTTGGTGTTAGAAATTTTGAACATCTTGAAAAAGGATTGTCAGAAATTTTAAGAGTATTAAAACCAAATGGCGTATTTGTTATTTTAGAAACATCTGTACCCGATAAAACTCCTTACAAACAAGGATACAATTTTTATAGTAGAAACATTCTTCCTATGATTGGAAAATTGTTTTCAAAAGACAATGTAGCCTACGGATACTTATCAGAATCGGCTGCTCAATTTCCTTATGGCGAAGCATTAAACAATATTTTGAGAAAAATTGGGTTTATAGAGGTGAAAGCAATGCCACAAACATTTGGTGTTGCAACCATTTACTCAGCGTCAAAAAAATAA
- a CDS encoding dihydrofolate reductase: protein MIIMIAAVAQNNALGKDNELVWHLPNDFKRFKALTTGHHIVMGRKTFESFPKPLPNRTHIVISRQKDYQPEGCIVVHTIEEALAICPKDEDTFIIGGGEIYKLAIPFADKLEITKVHHEFDADAYFPVINPEEWELRDSDLQSKDEKHLYEYTYQTYYKK from the coding sequence ATGATAATAATGATTGCTGCAGTTGCACAAAATAATGCCTTAGGAAAAGACAATGAACTTGTTTGGCATTTGCCAAATGATTTTAAACGTTTTAAAGCCCTAACAACAGGTCATCATATTGTGATGGGTCGAAAAACATTTGAAAGCTTTCCGAAACCATTACCGAATAGAACTCATATCGTCATCAGTAGACAAAAAGACTATCAGCCTGAAGGATGTATTGTAGTACATACTATTGAGGAAGCTTTGGCAATCTGCCCGAAGGATGAGGATACTTTTATAATTGGCGGAGGAGAAATATACAAACTAGCGATACCCTTTGCGGATAAACTAGAGATTACTAAAGTACACCATGAATTTGATGCAGATGCTTATTTTCCTGTAATAAATCCAGAAGAATGGGAACTTAGAGATTCTGACCTGCAATCTAAAGATGAAAAACATCTTTACGAATACACGTATCAAACCTATTATAAAAAATAA
- a CDS encoding ABC transporter permease, with product MRLYFRLLKESFAFAVHALTNNKLRTLLSLLGVTIGIFSIIAVLAAVDSLDRKITSDLSSLDKNTIYLMRFSFGPSEIPKWKREQFPGVKYDEYVYLKNTLTNTQVVAYQMFVGKELIKHDDKTATDVNVVPVSSEFIDIQGLAFDKGRFYNESESNSGKAVIVLGYEIAISLFESQNPIGKNVRLYGQRFTVIGVLQKKGEGLFGDSNDTSVYLPVNFIRRMYGDNNDAMTPVIILKPAKGVDMDAYKAELTGKLRSFRGMKDGQIDNFFINVFSGFTNLIDGIISQMNVMGWIISGFSLLVGGFGIANIMFVSVKERTNLIGIQKSLGAKNHFILFQFLFESIILSVIGGVIGLLFVFIMSIVATKLADFEFVLSYGNVFLGTFLAAIIGLIAGIIPAISASRLDPVEAIRTGM from the coding sequence ATGCGTTTATATTTTCGATTATTAAAAGAGAGTTTTGCTTTTGCTGTTCATGCGTTGACCAATAATAAACTACGAACTTTATTGTCTTTATTAGGAGTGACTATCGGAATTTTTTCGATAATTGCTGTTTTAGCAGCTGTTGATTCTTTAGATCGAAAAATAACAAGTGACTTGAGCAGTTTGGATAAAAATACTATTTATCTAATGCGTTTTTCTTTTGGTCCATCTGAAATTCCAAAGTGGAAAAGAGAACAGTTTCCGGGTGTTAAATATGATGAGTATGTGTATTTAAAAAATACTTTGACCAATACGCAAGTTGTGGCCTACCAAATGTTTGTGGGTAAAGAATTGATAAAACATGACGATAAAACGGCTACAGATGTAAATGTTGTTCCCGTTTCTTCAGAGTTTATTGATATTCAAGGGTTAGCTTTCGATAAAGGTCGTTTTTATAATGAATCTGAATCGAATTCAGGAAAAGCTGTAATTGTGCTCGGGTACGAAATTGCAATTTCGTTGTTTGAGTCTCAAAATCCTATCGGAAAAAATGTTAGGCTATACGGTCAGCGTTTTACTGTAATTGGCGTTTTACAAAAAAAGGGAGAGGGGTTGTTTGGAGATAGTAATGATACATCGGTTTATTTACCAGTTAATTTCATTCGAAGAATGTATGGTGATAATAATGATGCTATGACACCGGTTATAATTTTAAAACCAGCCAAAGGTGTAGATATGGATGCCTACAAAGCAGAATTAACCGGAAAGCTACGCAGTTTTAGAGGGATGAAAGATGGTCAAATCGACAATTTCTTTATCAATGTATTCTCTGGTTTCACCAATTTGATTGATGGTATTATAAGTCAAATGAATGTAATGGGATGGATTATCAGTGGGTTTTCATTACTAGTGGGGGGCTTTGGTATCGCCAACATTATGTTTGTATCAGTAAAGGAGCGAACCAATTTAATCGGAATACAGAAGTCGCTTGGAGCCAAAAATCATTTTATTTTATTTCAGTTTTTGTTCGAATCAATTATACTTTCTGTTATTGGAGGAGTTATTGGATTGTTGTTTGTTTTTATAATGTCAATCGTTGCAACCAAATTAGCCGATTTTGAATTTGTTCTCAGCTACGGAAACGTATTTTTGGGTACTTTTTTAGCCGCAATCATTGGGCTTATTGCTGGTATTATTCCCGCAATTAGTGCCTCTCGTTTGGACCCTGTTGAAGCTATTCGAACAGGTATGTAA
- a CDS encoding porin family protein: MKKIVALLILLSLPLDGIAQAGTNMFGKDPIIHLENFQKQRVYFGYYLGFNSFDFKIDYKEAQPVDIIVKKTTGFNVGIVGDLKLHEHINLRFEPGLYYAKRDLSFPGFTNEAERLREVSSTYIHFPLLLKFSAVRTGNIRPYLVGGISSTLNLSSNSKSKDDNKEQKFRVKPWTSNYELGFGIDIFSQYFIFSPSIRGLFGLKDELIRDNDPSSPWTSNIDSMKNRAILINFTFH; this comes from the coding sequence ATGAAAAAAATAGTGGCACTCCTTATACTTCTTTCTTTACCACTTGATGGCATTGCGCAAGCAGGAACAAACATGTTTGGGAAAGACCCTATTATTCATTTAGAAAACTTTCAAAAACAGAGAGTGTATTTTGGATACTATCTTGGATTCAATTCTTTTGATTTTAAAATTGATTATAAAGAGGCTCAACCTGTAGATATTATTGTTAAAAAAACTACTGGATTTAATGTAGGTATCGTAGGTGACTTAAAACTGCATGAACACATCAACCTCCGTTTTGAGCCTGGACTATATTATGCAAAGCGCGATCTTTCCTTTCCAGGATTTACAAATGAGGCCGAACGGTTAAGAGAAGTAAGTAGTACTTACATCCATTTTCCGTTATTGCTAAAATTTTCTGCTGTTCGAACTGGAAACATTAGACCTTATTTGGTTGGAGGAATCTCTTCAACTTTGAATTTATCTAGTAATTCAAAGTCAAAAGACGATAATAAAGAGCAAAAGTTCAGAGTAAAACCTTGGACTTCAAATTACGAACTGGGCTTTGGAATCGATATTTTCTCTCAATATTTCATATTCTCCCCTTCCATAAGAGGACTTTTTGGATTGAAGGATGAACTTATTCGAGACAACGATCCAAGCAGCCCTTGGACTAGCAATATTGATTCGATGAAGAATCGTGCCATATTAATCAACTTCACCTTTCATTAA
- a CDS encoding isoamylase early set domain-containing protein: MSIKKQFIKSKPVCKVTFSIEAKEATTASVVGDFNNWSVEEGTLSKLKNGTFKGVVELPKDASYEFKYVIDGEYVNDAEADSLKWNEFAGTENGVLEV; this comes from the coding sequence ATGTCAATAAAGAAACAATTTATAAAGTCAAAGCCAGTTTGTAAAGTTACATTTTCTATCGAAGCTAAAGAAGCTACAACTGCATCTGTAGTAGGGGATTTTAATAATTGGAGTGTGGAAGAAGGTACATTGAGTAAATTAAAAAACGGTACTTTTAAAGGTGTTGTTGAATTACCAAAAGATGCTTCTTACGAATTTAAATATGTAATTGACGGAGAATATGTAAATGATGCGGAAGCTGATTCTCTAAAATGGAATGAATTTGCAGGTACTGAAAACGGAGTGTTGGAAGTATAA
- a CDS encoding dicarboxylate/amino acid:cation symporter: protein MNTPEPKKGILSNLTTQILIAMVLGATLGIVIHNNISEATALEFSNKIKILATVFIRLVQMIISPLVFTTLVVGIAKLGNVSAVGRIGGRALGWFFTASFISLVIGLFFVNILKPGVGLNLSNVDLGSASEVATNSKSISFDNFIEHIVPKSIFEAMATNEILQIVVFSIFFGLAAASLGTYVKPVVDFLDKTSHIILKMVTYVMNFAPIGVFGAIAGVFAVRDFQELAITYFKFFGSFLIGIASLWVVLIAVGYIFLKSRMTVLLKRIVTPLIIAFGTTSSEAVFPKLTEELERFGVKDKIVSFMLPLGYSFNLDGSMMYMTFASIFIAQAYGVHLDLTTELTMLLVLMLTSKGIAGVPRASLVVVAATCGMFDIPIEGIALILPIDHFCDMFRSATNVLGNALATSVVGQWEGNEEEIEVAE from the coding sequence ATGAATACACCAGAACCAAAAAAAGGAATACTATCTAACCTTACGACTCAGATTCTTATCGCAATGGTTCTAGGAGCCACTTTAGGAATTGTAATTCACAATAATATCTCTGAGGCTACAGCATTAGAATTTAGCAATAAAATCAAAATCTTAGCAACGGTTTTCATTCGATTGGTTCAAATGATTATTTCACCACTGGTATTTACAACACTTGTAGTTGGAATTGCGAAATTAGGAAATGTAAGCGCCGTTGGACGTATTGGAGGACGCGCTCTTGGTTGGTTCTTCACCGCATCATTTATATCTCTAGTGATAGGTTTATTTTTTGTAAATATTTTAAAGCCTGGTGTTGGCTTGAATCTTTCGAATGTAGACTTAGGCTCCGCTTCAGAAGTGGCTACAAATTCTAAATCAATTTCATTCGACAATTTTATTGAGCACATCGTTCCCAAAAGTATATTTGAAGCGATGGCAACCAATGAAATTTTACAAATTGTTGTATTCTCTATCTTCTTTGGTTTGGCTGCAGCTTCCCTTGGAACATATGTGAAACCAGTTGTAGATTTCTTAGACAAAACATCACACATTATTTTAAAGATGGTAACCTATGTAATGAACTTTGCTCCGATTGGAGTATTTGGTGCCATTGCTGGAGTATTTGCCGTAAGAGATTTTCAAGAACTTGCCATTACTTATTTTAAATTTTTCGGTTCATTTCTAATCGGTATTGCATCACTTTGGGTGGTACTTATCGCAGTTGGATATATCTTTTTGAAAAGTCGAATGACAGTTTTATTGAAGAGAATTGTAACACCATTAATCATAGCCTTTGGAACGACTAGTAGTGAAGCTGTTTTCCCTAAGTTAACAGAAGAATTAGAACGTTTTGGAGTAAAAGACAAAATCGTATCCTTCATGTTACCGCTTGGATACTCCTTCAACCTAGACGGAAGTATGATGTACATGACCTTTGCCAGTATATTTATTGCTCAAGCCTATGGAGTTCACCTTGATTTAACTACAGAGCTTACGATGCTACTGGTTTTAATGTTAACTAGTAAAGGAATTGCAGGTGTACCAAGAGCTAGTTTGGTTGTTGTAGCAGCAACATGTGGTATGTTTGATATTCCTATTGAAGGGATTGCTTTAATATTACCAATTGATCACTTTTGCGATATGTTTAGAAGTGCAACCAATGTACTAGGTAATGCTCTTGCAACTTCTGTTGTTGGACAATGGGAAGGAAACGAAGAAGAAATAGAAGTCGCAGAATAA
- a CDS encoding BamA/TamA family outer membrane protein gives MKKLFTKISFIFLIGIVIAACNAEKRVPDGKRLLTKNKILVNGKSTSEENVTNQLYQKPNGKLLGYPLRLNLYNLANLNPDSTYQAKFTADPGKFARKSKWLSAKQVNRLGKSFWYHGIHDFLKKTGEPPVIIDTVKSAKSVSRLKYYYFNNGYFNVDAEYKLDSLKSKKGQIRYTITTGNPYILDTIKTAITTPVLDSLYEASKALSLLKTGKQFKTENFEEEKVRVTNLFRNNGIYYFQPTYMSYNIDTIQKKDKANVDLIINNYSYQDKDSTRTEPFKRFKISDVNVYTDYTANNNAKPIKDSVQYKNFNLYSHEKLQYKPHAITDAIFISKGSYFADNKTVLTTRYLSNLKVFNYPIVQYEIDKRDTTYSSLIAKIYLTPRKKYSFGASADVTHSNIQDIGIAFSPTLSIRNLFKGAETLEISARANLGSSKDLANPKNQFFNVSEYGLDFKLNFPRIFLPFGTEKIIPKSMIPSTLIAIGFSRQTNIGLDKENFTSAFAYNWTPKKNYTARFDLFNAQFVRNLNPDNYFNVYGSSYNALNTLGKTYSVDPTNFDTDGNLIIQNGTSGFTSDVINDNTSLTAADDDYKSVKSIEERRVRLTENSFILATSFTFTKTTKTDLQDNTFYLFKSKIESAGSLLSLISKTSGLATNSNGNYELFNLEYSEYIKSEFDYIKHWDLTKEKVIAVRSFFGIAIPFGNSKNIPFSRSYFAGGSNDNRAWQPYSLGPGSSGGTNDFNEANMKIALSAEFRFKILGQLKGALFADAGNIWNVLDNVTDPKYKFENIKSLQNMALGTGFGLRYDLSFFIVRFDFGFKTFNPAKDSGEKWFKELNISKSVVNFGINYPF, from the coding sequence TTGAAAAAACTTTTTACAAAAATATCATTTATATTTCTAATAGGAATAGTAATTGCTGCCTGCAACGCTGAAAAAAGAGTTCCAGATGGAAAACGCCTACTTACTAAAAATAAAATATTGGTAAACGGAAAAAGTACTTCAGAGGAAAACGTGACCAACCAACTGTATCAAAAACCGAATGGTAAACTATTAGGATACCCTTTGCGTTTGAATCTCTACAACTTAGCAAACCTAAACCCAGACTCCACCTATCAAGCCAAATTTACAGCAGATCCTGGAAAATTTGCTCGAAAATCAAAATGGTTATCAGCCAAGCAAGTCAATCGCCTTGGAAAATCTTTTTGGTACCATGGTATTCATGACTTTTTAAAAAAAACTGGGGAACCTCCAGTAATTATTGACACCGTAAAGAGTGCTAAATCAGTGTCTAGATTAAAATACTATTACTTTAACAATGGTTATTTTAATGTCGACGCCGAGTATAAATTGGACAGTTTAAAATCTAAAAAAGGGCAAATCCGCTATACCATAACCACTGGTAATCCTTACATTTTGGACACCATCAAGACAGCAATTACTACTCCTGTTTTAGACTCTTTGTACGAAGCTTCGAAAGCATTAAGTTTATTGAAAACTGGAAAACAATTTAAAACTGAAAATTTCGAAGAAGAAAAAGTGCGCGTTACAAACTTGTTTAGAAACAACGGTATCTACTATTTTCAACCAACCTATATGAGTTACAACATTGATACTATCCAAAAAAAGGATAAAGCAAATGTTGACCTCATTATCAATAATTATTCGTACCAAGATAAAGATTCAACAAGAACAGAACCATTTAAACGTTTCAAAATAAGCGACGTAAACGTGTACACAGATTACACGGCCAACAACAATGCTAAGCCAATAAAAGATAGCGTTCAATACAAAAACTTCAACTTGTATAGCCATGAAAAGTTGCAATACAAACCCCATGCAATAACCGATGCTATTTTTATAAGTAAAGGTTCTTATTTTGCCGACAACAAAACGGTATTAACAACACGGTACTTAAGCAACTTAAAGGTGTTTAATTATCCGATTGTTCAATATGAAATTGACAAAAGAGACACGACGTACAGTTCTTTGATTGCCAAAATTTATTTAACTCCAAGAAAAAAGTACAGTTTCGGTGCCTCTGCAGACGTTACACACTCGAACATACAAGATATTGGAATAGCTTTTAGTCCTACACTTTCGATACGAAACCTTTTTAAAGGTGCTGAAACATTAGAGATCTCAGCGAGAGCTAACCTAGGATCGTCTAAAGATTTGGCCAATCCCAAGAACCAATTCTTCAACGTATCAGAGTACGGTTTGGATTTTAAATTGAACTTTCCGAGGATTTTTCTACCCTTTGGAACAGAAAAAATTATTCCAAAAAGTATGATTCCATCTACTTTGATAGCGATTGGTTTCTCGAGACAAACTAATATTGGACTTGACAAGGAAAATTTTACAAGTGCATTTGCTTATAACTGGACACCTAAAAAAAATTATACAGCTCGATTTGATTTATTTAATGCGCAGTTTGTTCGAAATCTAAATCCAGATAATTATTTTAATGTCTATGGCTCTTCATACAATGCCTTAAATACTCTTGGAAAAACCTATAGTGTAGACCCCACGAACTTTGATACAGATGGGAATTTAATAATTCAAAACGGAACTTCGGGTTTTACTTCTGACGTAATCAATGACAATACCAGCTTAACCGCAGCAGATGATGATTATAAGTCGGTCAAAAGTATTGAAGAACGACGCGTGCGATTAACCGAGAACTCGTTTATTCTAGCTACTAGTTTTACATTTACTAAGACCACAAAAACTGATTTACAAGACAATACCTTTTATTTATTTAAATCAAAAATAGAGTCGGCGGGCTCCTTATTGTCTTTGATTTCTAAGACATCAGGTTTGGCCACCAATTCTAATGGCAACTATGAATTATTCAATCTTGAATATTCAGAATATATAAAATCGGAGTTTGATTATATTAAGCATTGGGACCTTACAAAAGAAAAAGTGATAGCAGTTCGCTCCTTTTTCGGAATAGCTATTCCGTTTGGAAACTCTAAAAACATTCCGTTTTCACGAAGTTACTTTGCTGGAGGATCAAATGACAATAGAGCTTGGCAACCATATAGCCTAGGTCCAGGAAGTAGCGGAGGAACAAATGACTTTAATGAAGCGAACATGAAAATTGCTCTAAGTGCCGAATTTAGATTTAAAATATTAGGTCAGTTAAAAGGGGCCTTATTCGCAGATGCAGGAAACATTTGGAATGTACTTGACAACGTGACCGATCCTAAATATAAATTTGAGAATATAAAGAGCCTGCAAAACATGGCATTAGGAACAGGATTCGGATTGCGATACGATTTGAGCTTCTTTATTGTTCGATTTGATTTTGGTTTTAAAACCTTCAATCCAGCAAAAGATTCAGGCGAAAAATGGTTTAAAGAACTTAATATTTCCAAGTCAGTAGTAAATTTTGGGATTAATTACCCGTTCTAA